A section of the Desulfurispora thermophila DSM 16022 genome encodes:
- the gatC gene encoding Asp-tRNA(Asn)/Glu-tRNA(Gln) amidotransferase subunit GatC, which yields MEQVEHVALLARLALTPEEKELYSRQLSAILEYARKLEELDVSDVPPTAHVLPLRNVLRQDQVGAHMPPEEALANAPEREENYFKVPRIV from the coding sequence ATGGAGCAAGTGGAACACGTGGCTCTGCTGGCCCGGCTGGCTCTCACGCCCGAGGAAAAAGAGCTTTACAGCCGCCAGCTGTCGGCCATTCTGGAATACGCCCGCAAGCTGGAAGAACTGGACGTGAGCGATGTGCCGCCCACGGCTCACGTGCTGCCCCTGCGCAATGTGCTGCGCCAGGACCAGGTGGGCGCGCACATGCCGCCGGAGGAGGCCCTGGCCAACGCGCCGGAGCGGGAAGAAAATTACTTCAAAGTGCCGCGCATTGTGTAG
- the gatA gene encoding Asp-tRNA(Asn)/Glu-tRNA(Gln) amidotransferase subunit GatA: protein MDFHYLTAHEIARLYRRRELSASEMTVAVFSRIEELEDRLHAYITLNKEQALAKAREVDQKLARGEDLPPLAGIPVAIKDNICTKGLRTTCASRILYNFVPPYNATVVEKLMANDVVIIGKTNMDEFAMGSSTENSGFHPTANPWDTSRVPGGSSGGSAAAVASGEAVLALGSDTGGSIRQPAAFCGVVGLKPTYGAVSRFGLVAFASSLDQIGPLARDVTDCALLLQAIAGHDPKDSTSAPRPVPDYQAALRRELKGIKVGLPREYMGQGIDPAVRQVVEQAARQLESLGAVIEETNLPHIEYAVPAYYLIATAEASSNLARYDGVRYGLRSQQSADVMDMFMHTRSQGFGAEVKRRIMLGTYALSAGYYDAYYLRAMKVRTLIRQDLLRALEQFDCLLCPATVTPAFKQGEKVADPLQMYLADITTIPVNLAGLPGIAVPAGQAGGLPVGIQLIGRPFGEDLLLGVAHAFEQSTSHHKLRPQL, encoded by the coding sequence TTGGACTTTCATTACTTAACGGCACACGAAATAGCCCGGCTATACCGGCGGCGGGAACTGAGCGCCAGTGAAATGACCGTGGCCGTATTCAGCCGCATCGAGGAACTGGAAGACCGGCTGCACGCTTACATAACCCTGAACAAAGAGCAGGCCCTGGCCAAAGCCAGGGAGGTGGACCAAAAGCTGGCCCGGGGCGAGGACCTGCCCCCGCTGGCCGGCATTCCGGTGGCCATTAAGGACAATATTTGCACCAAAGGCCTGCGCACCACCTGTGCTTCCAGGATACTGTACAATTTTGTCCCCCCATATAATGCAACTGTGGTAGAAAAGCTCATGGCCAACGATGTGGTGATCATAGGTAAGACCAATATGGACGAGTTTGCCATGGGCTCTTCCACCGAGAATTCCGGTTTTCACCCCACTGCCAACCCCTGGGACACTTCCCGCGTGCCGGGCGGTTCCAGCGGTGGCTCGGCGGCGGCCGTGGCCAGCGGGGAAGCGGTGCTGGCGCTGGGTTCGGATACCGGCGGCTCCATCCGCCAGCCGGCCGCTTTCTGTGGCGTGGTGGGCCTCAAGCCCACCTACGGGGCGGTGTCGCGTTTCGGCCTGGTGGCCTTTGCTTCCTCCCTGGATCAAATCGGGCCCCTGGCCCGTGATGTTACCGACTGCGCGCTGCTCTTGCAGGCCATTGCCGGCCATGACCCCAAAGATTCCACTTCGGCTCCCAGGCCAGTGCCCGATTACCAGGCCGCCCTGCGGCGCGAGTTGAAGGGTATAAAAGTCGGCCTGCCCCGGGAGTACATGGGGCAGGGCATCGACCCGGCCGTGCGGCAGGTGGTGGAACAGGCGGCCCGCCAGCTGGAGAGTCTGGGCGCCGTGATAGAGGAGACCAATTTACCCCATATTGAATATGCCGTGCCGGCCTACTATCTGATCGCTACGGCCGAGGCCAGCTCCAACCTGGCCCGCTACGATGGCGTGCGCTACGGCCTGCGCAGCCAGCAGTCCGCCGATGTGATGGACATGTTCATGCACACCCGCAGCCAGGGGTTTGGGGCCGAAGTTAAGCGGCGGATCATGCTGGGCACTTACGCGCTCTCGGCCGGTTATTATGATGCCTATTACCTGCGGGCCATGAAGGTGCGTACCTTAATCCGGCAGGATCTGCTGCGCGCCCTGGAGCAGTTCGACTGCCTGCTCTGCCCGGCTACGGTAACACCTGCTTTCAAACAGGGCGAAAAGGTGGCCGATCCGTTGCAGATGTACCTGGCCGACATCACCACCATTCCCGTCAACCTGGCTGGTTTGCCGGGCATAGCCGTGCCGGCCGGGCAGGCCGGCGGATTGCCGGTGGGCATCCAGCTGATCGGCCGGCCCTTTGGCGAGGATCTGCTGCTGGGCGTGGCCCACGCCTTTGAGCAGAGCACATCCCACCACAAACTGCGCCCGCAGCTCTAG
- a CDS encoding ferritin family protein, with protein sequence MNCTNLAEMLLEAYQDERKADAFYSNLLAMADNDFEAVDALAEARRDERRHACQIAELYKELTGQLPPPASPYPPQADSLIEGIRLAIADEEHAIEFYKKIADCTSNPVVVSTMLRIREDETVHALKFRALLAELEEEAAEEPEPATTAPAPCDPPVII encoded by the coding sequence ATGAATTGTACCAACCTGGCGGAAATGCTCCTGGAAGCTTATCAGGATGAGCGCAAAGCCGATGCTTTTTACAGCAACCTGCTGGCCATGGCGGATAACGACTTCGAAGCGGTGGATGCTCTGGCCGAAGCCCGGCGGGACGAACGCCGTCATGCCTGCCAAATTGCCGAGCTGTATAAGGAGCTGACTGGCCAGCTGCCTCCCCCGGCCAGTCCCTACCCTCCACAGGCAGACAGTTTGATTGAAGGCATTCGCCTGGCTATCGCTGATGAGGAACACGCCATTGAGTTTTACAAAAAAATTGCCGATTGCACTTCCAACCCGGTGGTAGTAAGTACCATGTTGCGCATCCGGGAGGATGAAACCGTACACGCTTTGAAATTCCGCGCCCTGCTGGCCGAGCTGGAAGAGGAAGCGGCAGAAGAGCCGGAGCCTGCCACCACCGCTCCGGCCCCATGCGACCCGCCGGTGATCATTTAA
- a CDS encoding 3-isopropylmalate dehydratase small subunit, with translation MILKGKAHKFGNDVNTDYIISGKYKFKTLDMNELARHVMEDLDPEFYSKITPGDFIVAGSNFGCGSSREQAPLAIKHAHISAVLAKSFARIFYRNAINTGLPVVECDTDQIQPGDQLELDLAGGVLRNLSRGLDIPVKPLPPVMLKILSDGGLAPHFRKYGGFNL, from the coding sequence ATGATTTTAAAAGGCAAAGCGCACAAATTCGGCAATGATGTGAATACCGATTACATTATATCGGGTAAATATAAGTTTAAAACACTGGATATGAACGAGCTGGCCAGGCACGTCATGGAGGACCTGGACCCGGAGTTTTACAGTAAAATAACCCCGGGCGACTTCATTGTGGCCGGCAGCAACTTCGGTTGCGGTTCCTCCCGCGAGCAGGCGCCGCTGGCCATCAAGCACGCCCATATCAGCGCCGTGCTGGCCAAGTCCTTCGCCCGCATCTTTTACCGCAATGCCATCAACACCGGTTTGCCCGTGGTGGAGTGTGACACCGACCAGATCCAGCCGGGCGATCAGCTGGAACTGGACCTGGCCGGCGGCGTGTTGCGCAACCTGAGCCGCGGGCTGGACATTCCGGTCAAGCCCCTGCCGCCCGTAATGCTGAAAATCCTCTCCGACGGCGGCCTGGCGCCCCATTTCCGCAAATACGGCGGCTTCAATCTGTAA
- a CDS encoding carbohydrate-binding protein, translated as MYYTGYSTEPKSKLEKMYLADYPSGVAVEPTPITAGDEVTVLYNGLLAKSGADQIYLHVGYGDTDNWQAVYDHKMSKTGWGWVKTLEMPDAKRFNFCFKDSANNWDNNNGHNWSFVIHNGNRPIH; from the coding sequence TTGTATTACACCGGGTACTCCACGGAACCCAAAAGCAAGCTGGAAAAAATGTACCTGGCTGATTATCCCTCCGGCGTAGCAGTGGAACCCACCCCGATCACGGCGGGCGACGAGGTCACGGTGTTGTACAATGGCCTGCTGGCCAAAAGCGGCGCCGACCAGATTTATCTCCACGTGGGCTACGGCGATACCGACAACTGGCAGGCGGTGTACGACCACAAGATGTCCAAAACCGGCTGGGGATGGGTCAAGACCCTGGAGATGCCCGACGCAAAACGCTTCAATTTCTGCTTCAAGGACAGCGCCAATAACTGGGACAACAACAACGGCCACAACTGGAGCTTTGTCATCCACAACGGGAATCGACCGATACACTAA
- a CDS encoding isocitrate/isopropylmalate dehydrogenase family protein has protein sequence MAYKVTLIPGDGIGPEIAEASRLVVEATGVPIEWEVVQAGEAVIPQYGTPLPEYVLESVRRNKVAWKGPLTTPVGKGFRSVNVTLRQELDLYANVRPARTLPGIKTRYENVDLIVVRENTEDLYAGIEHRVGRDAAESIKIITREASLRIVRHAFELARRQGRRKVTAVHKANIMKLTDGLFLECARQVAGDYPDIQFEDMIVDAMCMKLVQVPENYDVLVMPNLYGDIISDLCAGLVGGLGVAPGANIGLWAAVFEPVHGSAPKHAGQNRVNPLAMLLSGVLMLQHLGEQEAAGRITRAVEAVLKEQKHLTYDLGGTASTMDMAQAIIEKLA, from the coding sequence ATGGCTTATAAAGTTACCCTCATTCCCGGCGACGGCATCGGCCCGGAAATTGCCGAGGCCTCCCGCCTGGTGGTGGAAGCCACCGGCGTGCCCATCGAGTGGGAAGTGGTGCAGGCCGGCGAGGCGGTCATTCCCCAGTACGGCACGCCCCTGCCCGAGTATGTGCTGGAGAGCGTGCGGCGCAACAAAGTGGCCTGGAAGGGCCCCCTGACCACGCCGGTGGGCAAGGGTTTTCGCAGCGTCAACGTCACTCTGCGCCAGGAGCTGGATCTCTATGCCAATGTACGGCCGGCCCGTACTCTGCCCGGCATTAAAACCCGCTATGAAAATGTGGACCTGATCGTGGTGCGGGAAAACACGGAAGACCTCTACGCCGGCATTGAGCACCGGGTGGGGCGGGATGCGGCCGAAAGCATCAAGATCATCACCCGGGAGGCCAGCCTGCGCATTGTGCGCCACGCCTTTGAGCTGGCCCGCCGGCAGGGGCGGCGCAAGGTGACCGCGGTACACAAGGCCAACATCATGAAGCTGACCGACGGCCTCTTTCTGGAGTGCGCCCGCCAGGTGGCCGGGGACTACCCCGACATTCAGTTCGAGGACATGATTGTGGATGCCATGTGTATGAAACTGGTGCAGGTGCCGGAGAACTACGATGTGCTGGTCATGCCCAATCTGTACGGCGACATAATCAGCGACCTGTGCGCCGGCCTGGTGGGCGGCCTGGGTGTGGCTCCCGGGGCCAACATTGGCCTTTGGGCCGCCGTCTTCGAGCCGGTGCACGGCAGCGCCCCCAAACACGCCGGGCAAAACCGGGTCAACCCGCTGGCCATGCTGCTTTCCGGTGTGCTCATGCTGCAGCACCTGGGCGAGCAGGAGGCGGCCGGGCGCATCACCCGGGCGGTGGAAGCCGTGCTTAAGGAGCAAAAGCACCTCACCTACGACCTGGGCGGCACTGCCTCCACCATGGACATGGCTCAGGCCATTATAGAAAAACTGGCTTAA
- the ligA gene encoding NAD-dependent DNA ligase LigA: MTQVPENVRQRVDELRALLHKYDYHYYVLDNPLVSDAQYDQLMRQLIQLEKEYPQLISPHSPSQRVGGQPREGFVTVRHDVPMLSLGNVFSYGELQDFDRRVRQALPGQKVEYVAELKIDGLAVSLTYREGLLAVGATRGDGETGEDITPNIKTIRAVPLLLSGAPELLEVRGEVYMSKQAFARLNSEREEAGEPLFANPRNAAAGSLRQLDPAVTAGRHLGIFVYALARSSQPAAATQAAVLEYLAGLGFKVNPHWRLCADIDQVWEYVQEWQQARFDLPYVTDGIVIKVNSLTQQAALGATAKSPRWATAFKYPPEQARTVLRDIILRVGRTGVITPTAVLEPVRLAGTTVTRASLHNEDYIKEKDIRIGDTVLVHKAGEIIPEVLEVVKEVRRGDERPFVMPARCPECGQPAVRPAGEAAWRCTNQSCPARLYEALVHFVSRPAYDIAGLGPAVLRQLIEAGLVRDAADLFSLTFEQVRQLERMGDKSTANLLAAIQASKQNPLHRLIFALGIRYVGEKAARTLARHFGSMERLLEAKEEDLTGLPEIGPRIAGSVVEYLANPANRQLIERLQKAGLNMQEEPRPVAAATSPLAGKKVVLTGTLSSMTRQQAKEAVEKLGGEISSSVSKKTDLVVAGADPGSKLDKARQLGVPVIGEQEFLALLR; encoded by the coding sequence CAGCTGATCCAGCTGGAGAAAGAATATCCCCAGCTCATCAGTCCCCACTCGCCCAGCCAGCGGGTGGGCGGGCAGCCGCGGGAGGGCTTTGTCACTGTGCGGCACGACGTGCCCATGCTCAGCCTGGGCAATGTTTTCAGCTACGGAGAACTGCAGGACTTCGACCGCCGGGTGCGCCAGGCCCTGCCCGGGCAGAAGGTGGAGTATGTGGCCGAGCTGAAAATAGACGGTCTGGCGGTGTCGCTCACCTACCGGGAAGGTTTGCTGGCGGTGGGGGCGACGCGCGGCGACGGGGAAACCGGGGAAGACATCACTCCCAACATCAAAACCATCCGGGCCGTGCCCTTGCTGCTGTCCGGCGCCCCGGAACTGCTGGAAGTGCGGGGTGAGGTGTACATGAGCAAACAGGCCTTTGCCCGGCTGAACAGCGAGCGGGAGGAGGCCGGCGAGCCGCTCTTTGCCAACCCGCGCAATGCGGCGGCCGGTTCGCTGCGCCAGCTGGACCCGGCTGTAACCGCGGGGCGCCATCTGGGTATATTTGTCTATGCCCTGGCCCGGAGCAGCCAGCCCGCAGCCGCCACCCAGGCCGCTGTGCTGGAATATCTGGCCGGTCTGGGGTTTAAAGTCAACCCCCACTGGCGGCTTTGCGCGGACATCGACCAGGTTTGGGAGTATGTTCAAGAATGGCAGCAGGCCCGTTTTGATTTACCCTATGTGACCGACGGCATTGTGATCAAGGTGAACAGCCTGACCCAGCAGGCCGCCCTGGGTGCCACGGCCAAAAGTCCCCGCTGGGCTACGGCCTTCAAGTACCCGCCCGAACAGGCCCGTACCGTGCTGCGCGATATTATTCTGCGCGTGGGCCGTACCGGCGTGATTACGCCCACGGCCGTGCTGGAGCCCGTGCGCCTGGCCGGCACTACGGTGACCAGGGCCAGCCTGCACAACGAGGATTACATAAAAGAAAAGGACATCCGCATTGGCGACACCGTGCTGGTGCACAAAGCGGGGGAGATCATTCCCGAAGTGCTGGAAGTGGTCAAAGAGGTGCGGCGGGGGGATGAGCGGCCCTTTGTCATGCCCGCCCGCTGTCCCGAATGCGGCCAGCCGGCCGTGCGCCCGGCCGGTGAGGCGGCCTGGCGCTGCACCAACCAGAGCTGCCCGGCCCGGCTCTACGAGGCGCTGGTGCACTTTGTATCCCGGCCGGCCTACGACATCGCCGGACTGGGGCCGGCCGTGCTGCGCCAGTTGATTGAGGCCGGTTTGGTGCGGGATGCCGCCGACTTGTTCAGCCTCACCTTCGAGCAGGTGCGCCAGCTGGAACGCATGGGCGACAAGTCCACGGCCAATCTGCTGGCCGCCATCCAGGCCAGCAAGCAAAACCCCCTGCACCGGCTGATTTTTGCCCTGGGCATCCGGTACGTGGGCGAAAAGGCGGCCCGTACCCTGGCCCGGCATTTTGGCAGCATGGAACGGTTGTTGGAAGCGAAGGAAGAAGATCTGACCGGCCTGCCCGAAATTGGCCCCAGGATAGCGGGCAGCGTTGTGGAATACCTGGCCAATCCGGCCAACCGGCAACTGATCGAGCGGTTGCAAAAAGCTGGCCTGAACATGCAGGAAGAGCCCCGTCCTGTTGCTGCCGCCACCAGCCCCCTGGCCGGCAAAAAAGTGGTGCTGACGGGCACGCTGAGCAGCATGACCCGCCAGCAGGCCAAAGAGGCCGTGGAAAAGCTGGGCGGTGAGATCAGCAGCAGCGTGAGCAAGAAGACCGACCTGGTGGTGGCCGGTGCCGACCCCGGCAGCAAGCTGGACAAGGCCCGCCAGCTGGGCGTGCCGGTGATTGGCGAGCAAGAGTTTCTGGCTTTATTGCGGTAA
- a CDS encoding 3-isopropylmalate dehydratase large subunit produces the protein MGQTIIEKILSAHSGQTVHAGDLVVADVDLIMGQDGTSPLAIKAFENMGGEKVFDPEKVALVIDHSAPSPNEGVSALHQLMRNFARAKGVRLYDIGEGVCHQLMPESGKVGPGSLVIGADSHTCTYGALNAFSTGVGSTDLAGAIISGKMWFKVPETIKFVCHGRLPAGVYAKDLILYLIGDVTADGATYMSAEYTGEAVDALSMDGRFTVCNMAIEMGAKAGIMRADEKTFAWLERHTNRRFTAVDPDPDAVYARVKEYDVSALPPQVARPHRVDNVCPVTEVAGTPIQQAVIGTCTNGRLEDLRIAASILAGRKIHPDVRLIVAPASRAIYLEAMRDGTLATLVEAGAAVVTPGCGPCVGTHNGVPSDGENVISTANRNFKGRMGNSNAFIYLASPATVAASALAGCIADPREFVKQVTA, from the coding sequence TTGGGTCAGACAATTATTGAAAAAATCCTTTCCGCCCACAGCGGCCAGACCGTGCACGCAGGTGACCTGGTGGTGGCCGATGTGGACCTGATTATGGGGCAGGATGGCACCTCGCCATTGGCCATCAAAGCCTTTGAGAACATGGGGGGAGAAAAGGTCTTCGACCCGGAAAAAGTAGCCCTGGTCATTGACCACAGTGCTCCCAGTCCCAATGAGGGGGTTTCCGCCCTGCACCAGCTCATGCGCAATTTTGCCCGCGCCAAGGGCGTGCGGCTTTACGACATCGGCGAAGGGGTCTGCCACCAACTGATGCCGGAAAGCGGCAAGGTGGGACCGGGTAGCCTGGTCATCGGTGCCGACTCCCACACCTGTACTTACGGGGCGCTGAACGCCTTTTCCACGGGGGTGGGCTCCACCGACCTGGCCGGTGCCATTATTTCGGGCAAAATGTGGTTCAAAGTGCCCGAGACCATCAAATTTGTTTGCCACGGGCGCCTGCCGGCCGGTGTTTACGCCAAGGATCTGATTTTGTACCTGATTGGCGATGTGACGGCCGACGGCGCAACCTATATGAGCGCCGAGTACACCGGCGAGGCGGTGGACGCCCTGTCCATGGATGGCCGCTTCACAGTTTGCAACATGGCCATTGAAATGGGAGCCAAGGCCGGCATCATGCGGGCCGATGAAAAAACTTTCGCCTGGCTGGAGCGTCACACCAACCGCCGCTTCACCGCGGTGGACCCCGACCCGGATGCCGTGTACGCCCGGGTGAAAGAATACGATGTGTCGGCGTTGCCGCCCCAGGTGGCCCGGCCCCACCGGGTGGACAACGTTTGTCCGGTGACCGAGGTGGCCGGTACGCCCATTCAGCAGGCGGTTATCGGCACCTGCACCAACGGCCGGCTGGAAGACCTGCGCATTGCCGCTTCCATTTTGGCAGGGCGCAAAATCCACCCCGACGTGCGCCTGATTGTAGCGCCGGCCTCCAGGGCCATCTATCTGGAAGCCATGCGTGACGGCACTCTGGCCACACTGGTGGAGGCCGGGGCGGCGGTGGTTACGCCGGGTTGCGGCCCCTGCGTGGGCACCCACAACGGCGTCCCCTCAGACGGCGAAAATGTGATTTCCACGGCCAACCGCAACTTCAAGGGGCGCATGGGCAACAGCAATGCCTTTATTTACCTGGCCTCGCCGGCCACCGTGGCCGCATCGGCATTGGCCGGCTGTATTGCCGATCCGAGAGAATTTGTAAAGCAGGTGACGGCATGA
- the nifV gene encoding homocitrate synthase has protein sequence MSKLVPGKKIYIVDTTLRDGEQTAGVVFANREKVRIAKFLDELGVDQIEAGIPVMGGDEKEAITAICRAGLKASIMGWNRPVIKDIEESLSCGVDAVAISISTSDIHIKYKLQTSREWVLENMVKAVEFAKKEGMYISVNAEDASRSDPEFLIQFARAAKEAGADRLRYCDTVGILEPFVTYEKIKYIRENVDIDIEMHTHNDFGMATANALAGVRAGANWVGVTVIGLGERAGNAALEEVVMALKHLHGIDLGYKTELFREVAEYVSRASGRELPAWKAIVGSNMFAHESGIHADGALKNPKTYEAFAPEEVGLERQILVGKHSGTAALKAKFAEYGIHLSDHKASELLPKVRSYCVQLKRPLFDKELMYLYEDYFGKPKF, from the coding sequence GTGAGCAAATTAGTACCGGGCAAGAAGATTTACATTGTGGATACCACACTGCGCGATGGCGAGCAGACCGCCGGGGTGGTCTTTGCCAACCGGGAAAAGGTGCGTATAGCCAAGTTTCTGGACGAGCTGGGTGTGGATCAGATTGAGGCCGGCATTCCCGTCATGGGCGGCGATGAAAAGGAAGCCATCACGGCCATCTGCCGGGCCGGGCTGAAAGCCAGCATTATGGGCTGGAACCGTCCGGTGATCAAGGACATTGAAGAATCGCTGTCCTGCGGGGTGGATGCGGTGGCCATTTCCATCTCCACTTCCGACATCCACATCAAGTACAAACTGCAGACCAGCCGGGAATGGGTGCTGGAAAACATGGTCAAAGCAGTGGAGTTTGCCAAAAAAGAAGGCATGTACATTTCGGTCAACGCGGAAGACGCTTCCCGCAGCGATCCGGAATTCCTGATCCAGTTTGCCCGGGCGGCCAAGGAAGCCGGTGCCGACCGCTTGCGCTACTGCGACACGGTGGGTATCCTGGAGCCCTTTGTCACCTATGAGAAAATAAAATATATTCGTGAGAATGTGGACATTGATATCGAAATGCATACCCACAACGACTTCGGGATGGCTACGGCCAACGCCCTGGCCGGGGTGCGGGCCGGGGCCAACTGGGTGGGAGTGACTGTGATTGGCCTGGGTGAGCGGGCCGGCAACGCCGCCCTGGAGGAAGTGGTGATGGCCTTAAAGCACTTGCATGGTATCGACCTGGGTTACAAGACCGAGCTGTTCCGCGAGGTGGCCGAATATGTTTCCCGCGCTTCCGGGCGCGAACTGCCGGCCTGGAAGGCCATTGTGGGTTCCAACATGTTTGCCCACGAGTCGGGTATTCACGCCGACGGCGCCCTGAAGAACCCCAAGACATACGAGGCCTTTGCGCCGGAAGAAGTGGGCCTTGAGCGCCAGATCCTGGTGGGCAAACACTCGGGCACGGCGGCCCTGAAGGCCAAGTTTGCCGAGTACGGCATTCACCTGAGCGACCACAAGGCCAGTGAACTGCTGCCCAAGGTGCGATCCTACTGCGTGCAGCTTAAACGCCCTCTCTTTGACAAGGAACTGATGTACCTCTACGAAGACTACTTCGGCAAGCCCAAGTTCTAA
- the gatB gene encoding Asp-tRNA(Asn)/Glu-tRNA(Gln) amidotransferase subunit GatB — MAYEAVIGLEVHVELKTGSKIFCNCSTQFGGDPNTHVCPVCLGLPGVLPVLNQKVVEYAVRAALALNCQIASFSKFDRKNYYYPDLPKNYQISQYDLPIAQHGYLDIETTQGVKRIGITRVHMEEDAGKLVHQGTISTSPYSLVDYNRTGVPLIEIVSQPDMRTPEEARRYMEKLKAIIQYTGVSDCKMEEGSLRCDANVSVRPAGSAELGTKTEIKNLNSFKALQRALEYEIERQIQVLEEGGRIVQETRTWDENRGITLSMRSKEEAHDYRYFPDPDLVPLEIDPAWVEQIRSGLPELPDQRRSRYIEQLGLPAYDAGVITASKEMADFFEECLQHYSGAKAVANWLMGDLTRLLNAENKEIGQCLVKPVQLAKMLKLLDEGTISGKIAKTVFEEMYHTGKDPAQIVQEKGLVQISDTDAIAAVVEQVIAANPKVVEDYRGGKEKALGFLVGQVMKQTRGKANPELVNKLLKEKLQ, encoded by the coding sequence TTGGCCTACGAAGCTGTGATTGGTCTGGAAGTGCATGTGGAACTAAAAACCGGCAGCAAGATATTTTGCAACTGCAGCACACAGTTTGGCGGTGATCCCAACACACATGTCTGCCCGGTTTGCCTGGGTCTGCCCGGTGTGCTGCCCGTGCTGAACCAAAAAGTGGTGGAATACGCCGTGCGGGCGGCCCTGGCTCTCAATTGCCAGATTGCCTCCTTTTCCAAATTTGACCGGAAGAATTACTACTACCCCGACCTGCCCAAAAACTATCAAATTTCCCAGTACGACCTGCCCATCGCCCAGCACGGCTACCTGGATATAGAAACCACCCAGGGCGTAAAGCGCATCGGCATTACCCGCGTGCACATGGAAGAGGATGCCGGCAAGCTGGTGCACCAGGGCACCATTTCCACCAGCCCCTATTCGCTGGTGGATTACAACCGCACCGGCGTGCCGCTGATTGAGATTGTTTCCCAGCCTGATATGCGCACGCCCGAAGAAGCCCGCCGCTACATGGAAAAGCTTAAAGCGATCATCCAATATACCGGTGTTTCCGACTGCAAGATGGAAGAGGGTTCGCTGCGCTGTGACGCCAACGTGTCGGTGCGGCCGGCCGGCAGCGCGGAGCTGGGTACCAAAACCGAGATCAAGAACCTGAATTCCTTTAAAGCCCTGCAGCGGGCCCTGGAGTATGAAATAGAACGCCAGATCCAGGTGCTGGAGGAAGGCGGGCGCATTGTGCAGGAAACCCGCACCTGGGATGAAAACCGGGGCATCACCCTGTCCATGCGCAGCAAAGAAGAAGCCCACGACTACCGCTATTTCCCCGACCCCGACCTGGTGCCGCTGGAAATCGATCCGGCCTGGGTGGAGCAAATTCGCAGCGGCTTACCCGAACTGCCCGACCAGCGCCGCAGCCGGTACATTGAACAACTGGGCCTCCCCGCCTATGACGCCGGGGTCATCACGGCCAGCAAGGAAATGGCCGATTTCTTCGAGGAATGCCTGCAGCATTATTCCGGAGCCAAGGCCGTGGCCAACTGGCTGATGGGCGATCTGACCCGCCTGCTCAATGCTGAAAACAAGGAGATCGGTCAGTGCCTGGTTAAGCCAGTCCAGCTGGCTAAAATGCTCAAACTGCTGGACGAGGGTACCATCAGCGGTAAAATTGCCAAGACCGTTTTTGAAGAAATGTATCACACCGGTAAAGATCCGGCCCAAATTGTGCAGGAAAAGGGTCTGGTGCAGATTTCCGACACGGACGCCATCGCGGCCGTGGTGGAGCAGGTGATTGCCGCCAATCCCAAAGTGGTTGAGGACTACCGGGGCGGCAAGGAAAAAGCCCTGGGCTTCCTGGTGGGCCAGGTGATGAAGCAGACCAGGGGCAAGGCCAATCCGGAACTGGTGAACAAGTTGCTCAAGGAAAAGCTGCAGTAA